Proteins from one Porites lutea chromosome 3, jaPorLute2.1, whole genome shotgun sequence genomic window:
- the LOC140929829 gene encoding coiled-coil domain-containing protein 89-like — protein MTSSSGSGGKSPKKLREVVNSSKYECMDVPEEMKANLEKLRALSKDDLTENGLLRSRIDQQCELICILKQRADESLKRSMTLEGENTEIKKHRDEILTALHNETRKYSVLEKRFVVLNQNHEELIKIKDDYKIENGKLRIENDRLKKENEDLFGSLVAERDLQIKQLREEVKTFQEKYQVATTKERVALEHLSSLEKKYHEQANKLQKEIANLQKNAEEQHKQAEEKYRMSTSEKEENKAKELALKKERDEFATLALERGKALEEKQREIKELCRKLEEAEKSLKETEDKFVSELQNMSVNAQVLRLKKRLEDAERKQKESEKEYDAYKRHMSTLLGKEKELNNKLRILIG, from the exons ATGACTTCAAGCAGTGGATCTGGAGGAAAGTCTCCCAAAAAGCTTCGTGAAGTAGTCAATTCAAGCAAG tatGAATGTATGGATGTCCCAGAAGAAATGAAAGCAAACTTGGAAAAGCTAAGGGCATTGTCAAAAGATGATTTAACAGAAAATGGACTGTTGCGTTCTCGTATTGATCAGCAGTGTGAACTTATATGCATTCTAAAGCAGCGTGCAGATGAATCTCTTAAAAGGTCCATGACACTGGAAGGTGAAaacactgaaattaaaaaacacagGGATGAAATATTGACTGCTTTACACAATGAGACAAGAAAGTATTCTGTTTTGGAGAAGCGATTTGTTGTTCTAAATCAGAATCATGAGGAACTCATCAAAATCAAAGATGATTACAAAATAGAAAATGGAAAGCTGCGAATTGAAAATGACCGTctcaaaaaggaaaatgaagacTTGTTTGGCAGCCTTGTGGCAGAACGTGACTTGCAGATCAAGCAACTTAGAGAGGAAGTGAAAACCTTCCAAGAGAAATACCAAGTTGCTACCACAAAAGAAAG GGTGGCTCTGGAACATCTCTCGTCTCTTGAGAAGAAGTACCATGAGCAGGCTAATAAGCTTCAGAAAGAAATTGCAAATTTGCAGAAAAATGCAGAAG AGCAGCATAAGCAAGCAGAAGAGAAGTACAGAATGTCTACttctgaaaaagaagaaaataaagccAAAGAACTGGCACTGAAGAAGGAAAGAGATGAGTTTGCAACTCTTGCATTGGAAAGGGGAAAAGCTCTTGAA GAAAAGCAAAGAGAAATCAAAGAACTTTGCCGTAAACTAGAAGAAGCTGAAAAATCTCTAAAAGAAACGGAGGATAAATTTGT GTCTGAACTTCAAAACATGTCAGTAAATGCTCAGGTTTTAAGATTAAAGAAGCGATTAGAAGATGCTGagcgaaaacaaaaagaaagtgaaaag gaataTGATGCTTACAAGAGGCACATGTCGACCTTGctgggaaaagagaaagaactGAATAATAAACTCCgaattttgattggttaa
- the LOC140931280 gene encoding uncharacterized protein, translating into MDSAKFDDKHEDTGLGLTFVSRPEEFLIEKSAKKHTSSPAHEEIVDSTKTEVSSSVILPDNVSLRPKIEEISSITNADIIVDSSNTRPRTLTAKGREYKCGLKRSAAIDNDRQFRSKLDTFKEQILSGKDPKEIKENISALIKELDIVLQSFDQWIELSDDSDETHQATSKQTYLLDTWKAVHDTAVKEIDKLQNDAASITSQRSHRSRVSKGSGSSRSSCKETLLEFRAKRAALEETLKFSAVIAEQKQKLEQLKIQKELGEVTAQEQVYQKAMQEENCLQSPALPTETYDPISTFIASNNADEYTSTPGAPATTPFGTRTPVTKVTVTSSSTPLDVVSVSLNQGPQGSTNRISHSTTATTFSLRGQAPPVYTSPACTMSQIGLTPPRGFCGNFPALVPSSYTAYSPAPQDYSVQLTDTLAKISQLQRLPQATPDVFKGDETDKTKFFLWENSFDSLIDSAPVTAQQKLHFLYQYLDGKAKKVVEQLQYLVQNPESAYQQARTILKERFGHPAIISTSFQKKLTTWPKVGPNDAAALEEFSDFLQQVKIASEHILSLQVLNYPSQIQSLVEKLPSWFKPKWSDKVLKLQKKEGKDAFPSFADFAQEVRYHAERVNIPQIVQASGSSGTPQTDRFKPLNRQPRLRPPAVNLTSTSPPSNNGETNANHEEPIEISNVLSTHAQQPDTTKATAANTYCFYHKMKSHSMNDCEQFQKLGYEERRDFLMKNKVCLKCVNSNKHVARDCEQDRLDCKICRQKHATVLHDPSRHKVINASEARSACSRVCNQGHSARSCARIVLVEVFHQDNPSARMLTYAVLDDQSTDVFITDTLLDQLQVKGQEVNLNISTIAGVNTVRTQKVNGLHIKDTDSRHNSIKIPFAYSQEKIPASHQDIATPNIAQLWPHLKEIAHHIHYHPGVEIGLLIGRNIPSAFQPLHVIYGKDNEPWAEEYKFGWTIIGPVCLDNQQDSTACATVNRITVRREDSHNLFNVPTSNSSREEAVASFASKHQSKDVTTPQQIREMMQLDYSELHHSRTIRGTENTESVEDRRFNDLLTTSIHTNELGNWEMPLPLRTDKLSLPNNREQCLNRLLGIKRKLLKNGKVLKQYTEFMQKMFNKNHASLVPSDQLKTATGKVWYLPHFDIYHPKKPDQIRIVFDCSAIFHNESLNKHLLQGPDMMNALVGVLSRFRKEETAVTCDIEQMFHSFHVSPEHRDFLRFLWFKDNNLESQIVEYSMNVHLFGAVSSPGVANFGLRMTAEAGREQFGNEAADFLKNDFYVDDGLKSFATPAKAINVIKNTQAMCAAVNLRLHKFASNSETVLEALPAEDRSKDLKDLDLRHDVLPVQRSLGTYWCIQSDTIGFRIELKDKPLTRRGILSTVSSVYDPLGVIAPVILVGKQLLQELCREGIDWDDPVPAHIRSQWEKWRSELPLVETIKIARCLKPPDFGEPVAVELHSFSDASNTGLGQVTYLRLVNSSGQVHVSFLMGKARVAPLKPMSIPRLELTAAVVATNVASMLSQELNYSNPVKLFYTDSSVVLGYIRNDARRFHTYVGNRVQHIRDRSNPQQWHYVSSPNNPADIASRGATTKELSEHELWFNGPEFLWESEVPVISLDQVADLQHEDVEVKKPKSTVCISSHEETKSEEKESSLSILEPERFRHSSSLIRLKRSIVRIQRMIEQRRPNRQFNTRPNTGPPSVEELRLAEEVILKSVQFEHFGKEIQILQNANHQDGMFQDRHSAHTRNETIKKTSSLYKLDPFLDSKGILRIGGRLLKAELDYGIKHPIICPKKSHVTNLLIRHFHSKEHHPGYGMTHNSIRQAGYWIVNGRSVVSHLLSSCAICHKLRGRAQVQKMANLPEERVTQAPPFTYTGMDVFGPWYIKEGRKELKRWGIVFTCLSSRAIHLETLNTMETSSFINALRRFINRRGKVRQLRSDQGSNFIGGRNELNAEVNTDTVKNFLLTQECDFIEFKMNFPSSSHMGGVWERMIRTVRSSLSGLLEDQSTQLDDEGLRTLFTEAENLVNSRPLTTDSLSDPQAPEPITPNHLLTLKTKAVLPPPGNFSRPDLYTRKRWRRVQFLADQFWLRWQREYCLQQQKRQKWNKTVPNVQVDDIVLICEDSSPRNEWPLARVTQVYPSDDGLVRKVSLFYTESGNKKLLDRPVHKLILVHRPKEETTDASYRRKLR; encoded by the coding sequence ATGGATTCAGCAAAATTCGATGATAAACACGAGGATACCGGACTCGGGCTAACCTTCGTGTCGAGACCAGAGGAATTTCTCATCGAGAAGAGCGCGAAAAAACACACCTCAAGCCCAGCTCACGAAGAAATCGTCGACTCAACAAAGACTGAGGTTAGCTCATCTGTTATTTTACCGGATAATGTGTCTTTACGTCCAAAAATAGAGGAAATTTCATCGATTACAAACGCCGACATTATTGTCGATTCGAGTAACACTAGGCCCAGGACCCTCACGGCCAAAGGGCGGGAATACAAATGTGGCTTGAAGAGAAGCGCTGCGATAGATAACGACCGTCAGTTTCGCTCTAAATTAGACACTTTTAAAGAGCAAATCCTCTCAGGCAAAGATCCTaaggaaattaaagaaaatatttcagcTTTGATCAAGGAGTTAGACATTGTCTTACAAAGTTTTGACCAATGGATAGAGCTATCAGATGATTCGGATGAAACTCATCAGGCCACAAGTAAACAAACTTATCTGCTTGACACATGGAAAGCAGTTCATGATACAGCCGTGAAAGAAATTGACAAATTACAAAATGATGCAGCCTCTATCACATCTCAAAGGTCCCACCGTTCACGAGTCTCGAAAGGGTCGGGATCAAGTAGAAGTTCTTGCAAGGAGACCCTGCTTGAATTTCGAGCTAAGAGAGCAGCCCTAGAAGAAACGTTGAAGTTTTCAGCAGTTATTGCcgaacaaaaacagaaactgGAACAgttgaaaatacaaaaagaacTTGGAGAAGTCACTGCACAAGAGCAAGTCTACCAAAAAGCAATGCAAGAAGAAAACTGTCTGCAGTCGCCTGCACTGCCGACAGAAACCTATGATCCAATTTCCACCTTTATTGCCAGCAATAATGCTGACGAATATACGTCTACACCGGGTGCGCCTGCTACAACGCCCTTTGGCACTAGAACACCAGTGACTAAAGTGACAGTGACGTCATCGTCCACACCACTTGACGTTGTATCTGTATCTTTGAATCAAGGCCCTCAAGGATCAACCAATCGAATCTCACACTCTACCACTGCAACCACCTTCAGCTTAAGAGGACAAGCTCCTCCAGTTTACACATCGCCTGCGTGTACTATGTCCCAAATTGGACTCACACCTCCAAGAGGTTTTTGCGGAAATTTTCCAGCGTTGGTACCATCGTCATATACAGCCTACTCCCCTGCACCCCAAGATTATTCAGTGCAACTAACTGACACCCTAGCCAAGATCAGTCAGCTACAACGCCTCCCTCAAGCCACACCAGATGTTTTTAAGGGTGATGAGACTGACAAGACTAAATTCTTCCTGTGGGAGAATTCTTTTGATAGTCTGATTGATTCAGCACCAGTGACAGCCCAACAGAAACTACACTTCTTGTACCAATATTTGGATGGCAAAGCCAAAAAAGTGGTAGAGCAGCTTCAGTACTTAGTGCAGAACCCTGAAAGTGCGTATCAACAAGCCCGCACAATCCTCAAGGAACGTTTTGGCCACCCAGCAATAATCAGTACCAGTTTTCAGAAGAAATTAACAACCTGGCCAAAGGTGGGACCGAACGATGCAGCAGCCTTAGAAGAATTCAGTGACTTCCTTCAACAGGTGAAGATTGCAAGCGAACACATTTTGAGTCTCCAAGTCCTTAATTACCCGTCACAGATTCAAAGTCTTGTCGAAAAGCTGCCATCGTGGTTCAAGCCCAAATGGTCTGATAAAGTGCTGAAACTTCAGAAGAAAGAAGGCAAGGACGCATTCCCTTCATTTGCAGACTTCGCTCAAGAAGTGCGTTACCACGCTGAGCGTGTCAACATACCTCAAATTGTTCAAGCTTCAGGTTCAAGTGGTACACCACAGACAGACCGTTTCAAACCTTTGAACCGCCAACCCCGCCTGCGTCCTCCAGCTGTTAATCTGACCTCCACTTCACCCCCCAGTAACAATGGCGAGACAAATGCTAATCACGAAGAACCAATAGAAATCTCCAATGTGCTTTCAACCCATGCTCAGCAACCGGACACTACCAAAGCTACTGCGGCTAACACGTATTGCTTCTATCACAAGATGAAGTCTCATAGCATGAACGATTGCGAACAGTTTCAGAAATTAGGATACGAAGAACGCAGAGATTTCctaatgaaaaacaaagtctGTCTCAAGTGTGTTAATTCCAACAAACATGTTGCCAGAGACTGCGAACAAGACAGGCTAGATTGCAAGATATGTCGACAGAAACATGCCACTGTACTGCATGACCCATCCAGGCACAAAGTGATTAATGCCAGTGAAGCGAGGTCTGCTTGCTCACGAGTCTGCAACCAAGGGCATTCTGCTCGTTCATGCGCTAGAATAGTTCTCGTCGAAGTCTTCCATCAAGACAACCCTTCAGCAAGGATGCTGACCTATGCAGTTCTGGATGACCAGTCAACAGATGTCTTCATCACAGACACTCTTCTCGACCAGTTGCAGGTCAAAGGCCAGGAAGTTAACCTCAATATCAGTACGATTGCGGGCGTGAACACTGTGCGTACTCAGAAAGTAAACGGATTGCACATCAAGGACACAGACAGTCGACACAATTCTATTAAGATTCCGTTTGCATACTCACAAGAGAAAATTCCAGCTAGCCATCAGGACATCGCCACGCCTAACATTGCCCAACTCTGGCCGCACCTTAAGGAGATCGCCCACCACATCCACTATCATCCCGGAGTAGAGATAGGATTGTTAATCGGTCGTAACATCCCATCTGCCTTTCAGCCATTACACGTTATATACGGCAAAGACAATGAGCCGTGGGCTGAAGAGTACAAGTTCGGCTGGACGATCATCGGTCCAGTTTGTCTAGACAACCAACAAGACAGTACGGCTTGTGCAACAGTTAACCGCATCACCGTACGACGAGAAGATTCTCACAACCTCTTCAATGTTCCAACGAGCAACAGTTCCAGAGAAGAGGCCGTAGCCTCTTTCGCTTCCAAACATCAATCTAAGGATGTCACTACGCCCCAGCAGATAAGAGAAATGATGCAATTGGATTACAGTGAACTACATCATAGCCGAACCATCCGAGGCACTGAGAACACCGAGTCTGTCGAGGACAGACGTTTCAATGATCTTCTTACCACAAGCATCCATACAAATGAACTGGGCAATTGGGAAATGCCGCTACCACTGAGGACAGACAAGTTGAGTCTGCCGAACAACCGAGAACAATGCCTAAACAGGCTACTAggcataaaaagaaaacttctcaaGAATGGCAAGGTTTTGAAGCAATATActgagttcatgcagaaaatgtTTAACAAGAACCACGCCAGTCTCGTCCCATCAGATCAACTCAAGACTGCCACAGGAAAGGTGTGGTACTTGCCTCATTTTGACATTTATCACCCCAAGAAACCTGACCAAATCAGAATCGTTTTCGACTGCAGTGCCATCTTCCACAACGAGTCTCTCAACAAACATCTGCTACAGGGCCCTGACATGATGAATGCCCTCGTTGGTGTGCTCTCGCGGTTTCGAAAGGAAGAGACAGCAGTGACATGCGACATTGAACAGATGTTTCATAGTTTTCACGTCAGCCCGGAACACAGAGACTTTCTACGATTTCTGTGGTTCAAGGATAACAACTTAGAGAGTCAAATCGTAGAGTACAGCATGAACGTCCACCTTTTCGGGGCAGTCTCCTCCCCAGGAGTTGCTAATTTCGGTCTCAGAATGACAGCAGAAGCCGGCAGAGAACAGTTTGGCAATGAGGCCGCAGACTTCTTGAAGAACGACTTCTACGTAGATGACGGGTTGAAATCTTTCGCCACACCAGCTAAAGCAATCAATGTCATCAAGAATACCCAAGCCATGTGCGCAGCAGTCAACCTACGCCTGCACAAGTTTGCCAGCAACAGTGAGACTGTGCTGGAAGCCTTACCTGCTGAAGATCGTTCCAAGGACTTGAAGGACCTCGATCTACGTCACGATGTCTTACCTGTCCAACGATCCTTAGGTACCTATTGGTGCATCCAGTCTGATACCATTGGATTTCGAATTGAGCTCAAGGACAAGCCTCTCACCCGTCGCGGAATTCTATCAACTGTGAGTTCAGTTTATGATCCGCTTGGTGTCATTGCACCTGTCATCTTAGTCGGAAAACAGTTGCTCCAAGAACTGTGCCGCGAAGGCATCGACTGGGACGACCCAGTTCCTGCCCACATCCGTTCACAATGGGAAAAATGGAGATCCGAACTACCTCTTGTGGAGACGATCAAGATAGCAAGGTGTCTCAAGCCACCTGATTTCGGCGAACCAGTTGCCGTGGAGTTACACAGCTTCTCCGATGCCAGCAACACAGGCCTCGGCCAGGTAACCTACCTACGTCTTGTAAACAGTTCAGGCCAAGTACATGTCAGCTTCCTGATGGGCAAAGCTAGGGTCGCGCCACTAAAGCCAATGTCAATTCCACGCCTTGAACTGACCGCCGCCGTGGTTGCTACTAACGTAGCCTCCATGCTCAGCCAAGAGCTTAACTACAGTAACCCAGTGAAATTGTTTTACACGGACTCTTCCGTCGTTCTAGGGTACATTCGAAATGACGCGAGACGCTTCCATACGTACGTCGGAAATCGTGTTCAACACATCCGCGACAGATCAAACCCACAGCAGTGGCATTACGTTAGCAGTCCGAACAACCCAGCTGATATCGCGTCAAGAGGTGCCACCACCAAAGAGCTTTCTGAACACGAACTATGGTTCAATGGCCCTGAATTCCTATGGGAAAGCGAAGTACCGGTGATCAGCCTAGACCAAGTTGCGGATCTACAACACGAAGACGTTGAAGTGAAGAAACCTAAGTCCACCGTCTGCATTTCAAGCCATGAAGAAACCAAAAGCGAGGAGAAGGAGAGCTCTCTCAGTATTCTAGAACCAGAACGCTTTCGCCATTCATCTTCCCTCATTCGCCTAAAGAGGAGCATTGTGCGCATCCAGAGAATGATAGAACAGAGACGCCCTAACAGGCAGTTCAACACAAGGCCCAACACCGGCCCCCCTTCAGTCGAAGAATTACGCTTAGCAGAAGAAGTAATTCTCAAGTCAGTTCAGTTCGAGCACTTCGGCAAGGAGATCCAAATCCTTCAAAATGCCAACCACCAAGATGGTATGTTCCAGGATCGCCACAGTGCTCATACCAGGAACGAAACGATCAAGAAGACAAGTTCTCTCTACAAACTGGACCCCTTCTTAGACAGCAAGGGAATCCTCAGAATTGGCGGACGACTCCTAAAAGCCGAATTAGATTATGGCATAAAACATCCGATCATATGTCCAAAGAAGAGTCACGTGACGAATCTCCTCATCCGACACTTTCACAGCAAAGAGCACCACCCAGGTTATGGGATGACCCACAACTCCATCAGGCAAGCAGGTTATTGGATTGTGAACGGTCGTTCTGTTGTCTCCCATCTCCTGTCAAGCTGTGCCATTTGCCACAAATTGCGCGGACGAGCACAAGTCCAAAAGATGGCAAATCTTCCTGAAGAACGTGTGACACAAGCACCGCCCTTTACCTACACGGGTATGGACGTTTTCGGCCCATGGTATATTAAGGAAGGCCGAAAGGAATTGAAACGTTGGGGCATCGTCTTCACGTGCCTCTCATCCCGGGCGATACACCTTGAAACCTTGAACACTATGGAAACAAGTTCATTCATTAACGCGCTCAGAAGATTCATCAACAGAAGAGGCAAAGTGCGCCAACTAAGATCAGATCAAGGAAGCAACTTCATCGGAGGAAGAAACGAGCTCAATGCAGAGGTGAACACTGACACAGTGAAGAACTTCCTATTAACACAAGAATGCGACTTCATCGAGTTCAAGATGAATTTCCCCAGCTCCTCACACATGGGAGGTGTGTGGGAACGCATGATACGAACAGTACGCTCCTCTCTATCTGGCCTCCTCGAAGATCAGTCAACGCAGCTAGACGACGAAGGGTTACGTACTCTCTTCACTGAAGCCGAAAACCTCGTGAACAGCCGCCCGCTGACCACCGACAGCTTGTCAGACCCACAAGCACCTGAGCCGATCACACCAAATCACTTGCTCACTCTGAAGACGAAGGCAGTACTACCTCCGCCTGGCAACTTCTCTCGACCAGATCTGTACACCAGAAAGAGATGGCGCAGAGTTCAATTCTTGGCTGACCAATTCTGGCTCCGATGGCAAAGAGAATATTGTCTACAGCAGCAAAAGCGTCAGAAGTGGAACAAGACCGTCCCTAACGTCCAAGTTGATGATATTGTTCTGATTTGCGAAGATTCTTCCCCAAGAAATGAATGGCCTCTCGCCAGAGTCACCCAAGTCTATCCCAGTGATGACGGACTCGTTCGCAAAGTCTCCCTCTTCTATACTGAATCCGGAAATAAGAAGCTTCTGGATAGACCCGTACACAAGTTAATCCTTGTTCATCGTCCGAAGGAAGAGACGACTGATGCAAGTTACAGAAGGAAACTTCGATAG